The following are encoded in a window of Deinococcus arcticus genomic DNA:
- a CDS encoding NUDIX domain-containing protein, with protein sequence MERGLWSVGKNLLAGRQRRVGAGVAVLRGRDVLLIRRGDNGLWDVPGGGAQRNEAPETAARRELREETGLSAGPLTPLGVFAHRHTYPDGNVVDWDTHLFTAEFAGGDPRAQDDAAEARWWPLDALPGEASEATQAYFGALRSAS encoded by the coding sequence GTGGAGCGTGGGTTGTGGAGTGTGGGAAAAAATCTTCTGGCTGGGCGTCAGCGCCGCGTAGGGGCCGGGGTGGCCGTCCTGCGAGGCCGCGACGTCCTGCTGATCCGGCGCGGAGACAACGGCCTCTGGGACGTACCCGGCGGGGGCGCGCAGCGGAACGAGGCCCCGGAAACGGCCGCGCGGCGGGAGTTGCGGGAGGAAACCGGGCTGAGCGCCGGCCCCCTGACCCCGCTGGGGGTCTTTGCCCACCGGCACACGTACCCGGACGGCAACGTGGTGGACTGGGACACCCATCTCTTTACGGCCGAGTTCGCAGGCGGCGACCCCCGGGCGCAGGACGACGCCGCCGAGGCGCGCTGGTGGCCGCTGGACGCGCTGCCGGGTGAGGCCTCCGAAGCCACCCAGGCTTACTTCGGCGCGTTGAGGTCGGCCTCTTGA
- a CDS encoding phytoene desaturase family protein, whose product MPDFDVIVMGAGHNALVTAAYAAKAGLKVGVFERRHIVGGAVSTEELVPGYRFDYGGSAHILIRLTPVVRELELTRHGLHYLDVDPMFHCSDGETPWFIHRDAGRTARELEAQFPGQGEAYTRFLNDWTPFARSVADLFNSAPGPLDMGKMVVSSGKGKDWMEQLPRILRPYGDVAREYFSDERVRAPLVWMAAQSGPPPSDPLSAPFLLWHPLYHEGGVARPKGGSGGLTKALKRAIEADGGQVFVNAPVKDILVKGGKAQGIRLENGDTYTARAVVSGAHVLTTAGALPDEYVPASARQVRVGNGFGMVLRLALSEKVKYRCHTEPDSRVGLGLLIKNEAQLMKGYGEYLAGEPTTDPPLIAMSFSAVDDSLAPPGGEALWLWAQYYPYELSSGSWETRTAEARENILRAFEHYAPGTRDTIVGELVQTPQWLETNLGLHRGNVMHLEMSFDQMFSFRPWMKASGYRWPGVTGLYLTGASTHPGGGIMGASGRNAAHVLVRDLTRRRWR is encoded by the coding sequence ATGCCGGATTTCGATGTGATCGTGATGGGCGCGGGCCACAATGCCCTGGTGACGGCGGCTTACGCGGCCAAAGCGGGCCTGAAGGTGGGCGTCTTCGAGCGGCGGCACATCGTCGGTGGGGCCGTCAGCACTGAAGAACTGGTGCCCGGCTACCGCTTTGACTACGGCGGCAGCGCCCACATCCTGATTCGCCTGACGCCGGTGGTGCGCGAACTGGAACTGACCCGCCACGGCCTGCATTACCTGGATGTGGACCCCATGTTCCACTGCTCGGACGGCGAGACCCCCTGGTTTATTCACCGCGACGCAGGGCGCACCGCCCGCGAACTGGAGGCCCAGTTCCCCGGCCAGGGCGAGGCGTACACCCGCTTTCTGAACGACTGGACACCCTTTGCGCGCTCGGTGGCCGACCTGTTTAACAGCGCGCCCGGCCCACTGGACATGGGCAAGATGGTGGTCAGCAGCGGCAAGGGCAAAGATTGGATGGAACAGCTGCCGCGTATTCTGCGCCCCTACGGCGACGTGGCCAGAGAATATTTCTCGGACGAGCGGGTGCGCGCGCCGCTGGTCTGGATGGCGGCCCAGAGCGGCCCCCCACCCAGCGACCCCCTGAGTGCGCCCTTTCTGCTGTGGCACCCGCTGTACCACGAGGGCGGCGTGGCGCGGCCCAAAGGCGGCTCGGGGGGCCTGACCAAAGCCCTCAAACGCGCCATTGAAGCGGACGGCGGGCAGGTGTTCGTGAATGCGCCGGTGAAGGACATTCTGGTGAAGGGCGGCAAAGCCCAGGGCATCCGGTTAGAGAACGGCGACACCTACACGGCCCGTGCGGTGGTGTCGGGCGCCCACGTGCTGACCACGGCGGGCGCGCTGCCGGATGAATATGTGCCGGCCTCGGCCCGGCAGGTGCGCGTGGGCAATGGCTTTGGCATGGTGTTGCGCCTGGCCCTGAGTGAGAAGGTGAAATACCGCTGCCACACCGAACCCGACAGCCGCGTGGGCCTGGGCCTGCTGATTAAAAACGAGGCGCAGCTGATGAAAGGCTACGGCGAATATCTGGCGGGCGAGCCCACCACCGACCCGCCCCTGATCGCCATGAGTTTTTCGGCGGTGGACGACTCGCTGGCCCCCCCCGGCGGCGAGGCACTGTGGCTGTGGGCGCAGTATTACCCCTATGAACTGAGCAGCGGTTCCTGGGAGACCCGCACCGCCGAGGCGCGCGAGAACATTCTGCGGGCCTTTGAGCACTACGCGCCGGGCACGCGCGACACGATTGTGGGCGAACTGGTGCAGACGCCGCAGTGGCTGGAAACCAACCTGGGCCTGCACCGGGGCAACGTGATGCACCTGGAGATGAGCTTTGACCAGATGTTCTCGTTCCGCCCGTGGATGAAAGCCAGTGGCTACCGCTGGCCGGGCGTGACAGGGCTCTACCTGACCGGCGCCAGCACCCACCCCGGCGGCGGCATCATGGGGGCCAGCGGGCGCAACGCGGCACACGTGCTGGTGCGGGACCTGACGCGGCGGCGCTGGAGATGA
- a CDS encoding GNAT family N-acetyltransferase — translation MPLFTIRRLGPGDEAALAGLSADETDFTGEDPTPPLPPDAARAYLSDPLLWHWHAEDDHGQPVGFLMAYVHRRRHGEALDVMFEEIGVRESWRRFGVGRALVAALHEQMRAGGIRGVWVAADNEDAQAFYLACGYEVDELQGVILSRCV, via the coding sequence ATGCCCCTCTTCACTATCCGCCGCCTGGGCCCTGGCGATGAAGCCGCCCTGGCTGGGCTGTCCGCCGACGAGACGGATTTCACCGGCGAGGACCCCACCCCGCCCCTGCCCCCAGACGCCGCCCGCGCCTACCTCTCTGACCCCCTGCTGTGGCACTGGCATGCCGAGGACGACCACGGCCAGCCCGTGGGCTTTCTGATGGCCTATGTTCACCGCCGCCGGCACGGTGAGGCGCTGGACGTGATGTTTGAAGAAATTGGTGTGCGCGAAAGCTGGCGCCGCTTCGGCGTGGGCCGCGCCCTGGTGGCCGCCCTGCACGAGCAGATGCGCGCAGGGGGCATCCGGGGTGTCTGGGTGGCGGCCGACAACGAGGACGCCCAGGCGTTTTACCTGGCCTGCGGCTACGAGGTGGACGAGTTGCAGGGCGTCATTCTGAGCCGCTGTGTGTAG